The segment TCCCTACCCTTTTAATTTGGATCTACTTTAGCTCCTAACCTTGACATTGTCCAGTTAAGTCCCTAACTGGCACATCATGAGGACATTCCCTTGATACTCCCACGGATATTTTTCTCAGTTAATGAAAAATGTGACAAAAGGACCAAAGTAAAATCACTTGAAAGATACAAATAGAACAAAATTGTAGTTAGGAACTAATGACTAGAGTAAAATGTTAGAGCTCATTGATAGAATTTACTTGGAACTAGCCATTTTATGTCACCAAGCCAATACTCCTTTTATTTCCCATTTTTAACCAGAAAAATCCTTTTATATTACACATAATCAAGTTACCCAAAACTTAAATTATGAGAAAGAATTCCATTCAACACCAGTAAAATTCTAGGCTCCACAAGCGATGTTCTTAGGGTGACACATACTCCTCAGGGTGCAATACTTTTCAAGAAAATAATAATTAGAGCGGAAATGGGATACGTGGAAACATCTAAACTCACTCGTGGAGTTGAAAAGTTTTCACTACAAAGGCATCAAAGACCACCTCTGatatatgtcaaattaaaatgAATGAATTCAACACATTTTCATATTCAAGGGTTCATAAGAAAACCTTGATCAAAACAGTGTTTGGCTATTAATTGAGGAAGACCAAAATTTGAATCTCTATTAATTATAAAACCAAACCAAACTGCATGTATAATTCAGTTTTTTTATTTTCTCATCTTTATTTGCATGATCCTATGCAAGCATTGAATTAAATCAATTAATGACATGGAGAAAGAAGTTAACATGCCTTGACTGTGATATCTTTATATACAGAGAGCACAGCATCCACATTTTGATGATGTGTGCGTAGCCGCAACTTTACCTACAAATTTCAAATAAGAGATGCAATTTGTCAATTTAACAACAGGGCACAACTACAAATGAAGAAGAATCCCAAAAATTTAAAAGCACACATAATCCCCGCTCAATAGCAATCAAACAAGGAATATCAGACATGCCTTTTCTTCAGTATCATCAAATCGTTGTGTAAGCCTGGATGCAATTTCATCGTTCTCCGGGGGTGAATATTTCAAGTGGTATATCTTCCCCGTAAGAGGGTCTAACCTTCGCCCAACCACTCTCTCAACAAGAATGTCTTCAGAAACCTGGAAACAAGTTGCACATGTTATATTAGAATACACTTACTGTTTTAAACTAATTTACAAATGAAGGAATAACAGGATGCAGTATGTTTTTGATGAATTAAAAGAGCAATAAAACATTCTTACATCCAACAAAATGAAAACATCAGGACGGATCCCATAATCCTCAAGAGCAGCTGCCTGGGATGAGCTCCTAGGATAGCCATCTAAAAGCCAACCCCTTTGTTGAGAATCAGGTTGCAGCAGACGCTCCTTGACCATCTAATGCCAAAACTATGGGATTCATGAATAGGAAAAGCATTCTATATGAAGTGAACAATATCTACCCTACCATAACAACTATTTCATCAGGGACTAATTCTCCTTTCTCCATGTATTCCTTCGCTAGCTTCCCGTTTTCACTAGCGGCGGCAACTTCTGCTCTCAGTAAATCTCCAGCAGCAATATGCACCAAACCATactgaataaataaatattatcattttatccttcctttattaaaaaaaaaattaacttcagTTGAAAACAAGAAAAATCAATGCAAACATATAGAGAGATCTTACTTTTTGGGTGATGAGCTCACATTGTGTACCTTTACCAGAAGCCGGAGCCCCTGATATGATTACCTTCAACGGCTCTGCCTTAGCCGAAGCAGCAACCTGCCATCATCCACGATTTAGAAAAAAAGCAACAAAATCCAAGCACAAATTCAAATAGTAAGTAATAAGTGGAAGCGTAGAAGTGAGCAGGGAAAATTACGAGGAAATTGGGGGCATTTGAGGAGGGGAGCTTCT is part of the Gossypium arboreum isolate Shixiya-1 chromosome 5, ASM2569848v2, whole genome shotgun sequence genome and harbors:
- the LOC108489941 gene encoding adenylate kinase, chloroplastic → MGSTSLSPSISLSPSLSPHSSKFPNPSPNLFLRSHSSFTPLTLRSNQTRYRFKKLPSSNAPNFLVAASAKAEPLKVIISGAPASGKGTQCELITQKYGLVHIAAGDLLRAEVAAASENGKLAKEYMEKGELVPDEIVVMMVKERLLQPDSQQRGWLLDGYPRSSSQAAALEDYGIRPDVFILLDVSEDILVERVVGRRLDPLTGKIYHLKYSPPENDEIASRLTQRFDDTEEKVKLRLRTHHQNVDAVLSVYKDITVKVNGNEAKEHVFAQIDAALTHVGEQRKVNSGSVAA